DNA from Ruminococcaceae bacterium KH2T8:
TATACTTGTCCTGAAGCTCATGGTTCTTTGCCTCAAGATCATCGGGATCGATGTAGATGGAAGTAACCGTGTTGTGCTTCTCTCTGCCGCCGCGGCCTACTGCAGCCCAGGGCTTCTCGATCTTCTCGATAGGCTCCTCGTCACGGAAGAGAACGGGCTCCATCATCTGACCCAAAGTACCGTCACCAAGGATCATAACGAGCATCCTGTACTTATCTGCAAGGTTAAATGCCTCAACAGTAAGCTCATAGAGCTCCTGAACGGAAGCGGGAGCGATAACGAGATTTCTGTAGTCACCGTGTCCGCCGCCCTTTGTAGCCTGCCAGTAGTCTCCCTGTGAAGGAAGGATACCGCCGAGGCCCGGGCCTGCTCTAACGATATTTACACAAACTGCGGGAAGCTCTGCACCTGCGATGTAGGAGATACCCTCCTGCTTCAGGGAGATTCCCGGAGAAGATGAAGATGTCATAACTCTGGCACCTGCTGCTGCGGCACCGTATACCATGTTGATGGCAGATACTTCACTCTCGGCCTGTACAAAGTTACCGCCGATCTGAACCATCTTCTTTGCCATGTAATGCATAACCTCTGTCTGAGGTGTAATGGGATAACCGAAATAATTGCGGCAGCCTGCTCTCAAAGCAGCCTCGGCAATGACTTCGTTACCTTTCATCAATACTTTCTTGTTAGCCATAGTTCCAAGACCTTACCTTTCAACAGTGATTACGGAATCAGGACACTGAACGGCGCAGAATGTGCAGCCGATGCATGAAGCCGGATCCGTGCAGACAGCGGGGTGATAACCCTTATCGTTAAGTCTGCTCTTATCGAGTTCAAGGATCTTCTTGGGGCAGGCATAGACACAAAGACCGCAGCCTTTGCAAAGATCGTCTCTGAACGTTACTTTTGCCATATACATTTCCCCTTCAGTTTAATAACCCATGTATTTTAGCCCAATTCGTAACGCCCTGCAAACAGAAATGATTTAATTTCCTGATCATTTTATGTCATAGACGCACAAAAGAAGGGTCATCCCATACGGGACGACCCTTCTGTCTGTTACTTGTCTTAGCCGTTTAGCGGTCAGATCTTATTCGATCTTTGTACCACACTCAGGGCAGAACTTAGGCATTACGCCATCTGCAGGTGTGTATCCGCACTTAGGGCACTTAGCGGGAGCTGCTTCAGGAGCTGCCTTACCGCACTGAGGGCAGAACTTACCTGTGTTTACTGCTCCGCACTCACATGTCCATGAACCTGCGGGAGCGGGCTTTGCCTTACCGCACTGAGCACAGAAGTTACCTGTATTTACTGCACCACACTCACATGACCAGCTGTCAGCTGCGGGAGCTGCTGCAACGGGAGCGGCTGCGGGTGCTGCCTGCTGAGCCTGCTGCTGCTGACCAAGGAAGTTGAATGCTGCTGCCGTACCGCCGTTAGCGCCTGCAACTCCACCCATCATGCCGAGACCCATAAGGCCTGTAGCAGCACCTGCGGAGTTTGCACCGGCTGCCTTCATAGCCTCTGTCTGGCCGAGAGCTACCTGTGCTGCAAGAGCATTAGGATCGGAAGCATAGAGCTTAGCGTTATCAACCTCTTCGATCCTTGCACGGGACTTCTCATCAGGTGTGATACCACCGATGGCAACTGTCTCTACAACAACACCTCTGAGCTTGAGCCAATCCTCATCAAGGCACTCCTGCATGTATGTACGAAGCCTTGTCTGCTCAGAAGGAAGGTTAGCGAACATGATCTTGTCCTGACCGCCGCATCTGTTGAGTACTTCTGCGATATGATCACAGAACTCGATCCTGGGCTGCTTGGGCTCTGTTACAGTACCCATGAAGTCAGCTGCAAGGTACTCACCTGCAATGTTACCGGATACACATCTGAAGAATGTTACGGGGTCAACGATCTGATATGAGAACATACCGTTAAGACGGATATAGATCTGTCTGTACTCGGGGTCTGCATATGAGATAGGTGAAGATGAACCGAACTTGTTATCCCTGATAGGAAGCATGTTTACAAAGTAGACTCTCTGCTGCTTTGTAAGTGTGCCGCCTGCCGTCATACGCTCCCAGGTATCTGCAACTGTCTTACCGACTCTCTCCTTGAACTCTGCCCAAGATGTAGCAGTGATCATCGAAGGAGATGTTGAAGAATCCCATCTGTAGTAACCTGCCTCAGTCGTAAAATCAACGATCTGGCCGCCGTCTACGAGAAGGAGTGCCGTATTCTCGGGAACCATGATGATGGATCCGGATGAAATGATCTCTTCGTTACCCTTATTCTTACCGTCTGCAGTTCTTCTGACAGCACCTCTTCTTACAAGAACATTCTGTCCGAGCGAATCGCAGGTAAATACTTCCCTGATCTGATCTCTGATCTGAGAATCAATAGAAGCACCGGCTACGCCGATAGCACCGCCGACGACGCCCTTGACAATACTAATCAATCCCATTTTTCAATTCCTCCATAGATTTACTTTAGAAGTCATAACCTTCCGTTACAAATAATAACAAATTTTGAGACTTCTTACAATAAAAATCGTACGCGTCCCGCGCGAATATATAAGGGACGTGAGGAATATATCTATATCTATTTAATATTGTGATCGGACCGTCCGAAAGCGCAAGTTATCAGCTTATTATTCGGCTGCCTTATCTGCGTTCATATACTTGTTGAGATACTTCTCGTAAGCTCTCTCGGACACTGCGTCCTTTCTCTGCTTAAAGTCATGCATATATGCAGTATCACGTGTGTCTGCTGAAGCAAATCTGTATACGACGGCTGCGATATTCATGCTGTGATCGGCGATACGGCCGCAGCTGTAGAGGATATCGTTAAATATGAAGCCCTGCTCTACGGTACATACACCCTCTGCGAGACGCTCAACGTGAGAAGCCTTGAAAGCATCGCACATCTCGGAGATAACGATCCTCAGAGGGCCGATATCCATCGCATCCTCTGCCTTTCCGGACTCATAGCACTTGATGGCCATGGAGTAGATCTCCTGAACGGCGGGAAGGATACGGTCGAGCTCTCCCCTTGCAGCGGGCGAGAAGTTGATATTCTTGTTCTTGAGCTCTTCGGCAGACTTTGCCATATAGGAAGCGTGGTCACCGAGACGCTCGAACTCACCGATTACCTGGAGCATCTTGGAAGAGCTCTTCTTATCGTCTTCGTTAAGGTGATGGGTAGTCGTGAGCTTCATGAGGTAGGAACCGATATGGTCCTCGTAGCTGTCGATCTTCTCCTCATTTTGCATGATGTAATCGAAATCATCGGAATTGTAGCCGGTCATGAGCATCGCAGTAGCCTTATCAAGACCTCCGCGAACCTTGGTGAACATCTTGGTAACGAAGTTAGCTGACTCACCTACGGCAATCGTAGGAGTAAGCATAAGTCTT
Protein-coding regions in this window:
- a CDS encoding 2-oxoglutarate ferredoxin oxidoreductase subunit alpha — its product is MANKKVLMKGNEVIAEAALRAGCRNYFGYPITPQTEVMHYMAKKMVQIGGNFVQAESEVSAINMVYGAAAAGARVMTSSSSPGISLKQEGISYIAGAELPAVCVNIVRAGPGLGGILPSQGDYWQATKGGGHGDYRNLVIAPASVQELYELTVEAFNLADKYRMLVMILGDGTLGQMMEPVLFRDEEPIEKIEKPWAAVGRGGREKHNTVTSIYIDPDDLEAKNHELQDKYKYIEENEVRYEAYGLEDAEIVITAFSTCSRICKNVIKQAAEQGIKVGMIRPITLWPFPKDIIRETAARDNVKAFLDVELSAGQMVEDVELAVSGKKPVHFYGRMGGNLPTQKEILDKIIAIHNNPNEGGRG
- a CDS encoding 2-oxoglutarate ferredoxin oxidoreductase, delta subunit; this encodes MAKVTFRDDLCKGCGLCVYACPKKILELDKSRLNDKGYHPAVCTDPASCIGCTFCAVQCPDSVITVER
- a CDS encoding Membrane protease subunit, stomatin/prohibitin family, contains C-terminal Zn-ribbon domain: MGLISIVKGVVGGAIGVAGASIDSQIRDQIREVFTCDSLGQNVLVRRGAVRRTADGKNKGNEEIISSGSIIMVPENTALLLVDGGQIVDFTTEAGYYRWDSSTSPSMITATSWAEFKERVGKTVADTWERMTAGGTLTKQQRVYFVNMLPIRDNKFGSSSPISYADPEYRQIYIRLNGMFSYQIVDPVTFFRCVSGNIAGEYLAADFMGTVTEPKQPRIEFCDHIAEVLNRCGGQDKIMFANLPSEQTRLRTYMQECLDEDWLKLRGVVVETVAIGGITPDEKSRARIEEVDNAKLYASDPNALAAQVALGQTEAMKAAGANSAGAATGLMGLGMMGGVAGANGGTAAAFNFLGQQQQAQQAAPAAAPVAAAPAADSWSCECGAVNTGNFCAQCGKAKPAPAGSWTCECGAVNTGKFCPQCGKAAPEAAPAKCPKCGYTPADGVMPKFCPECGTKIE